One segment of Prionailurus bengalensis isolate Pbe53 chromosome X, Fcat_Pben_1.1_paternal_pri, whole genome shotgun sequence DNA contains the following:
- the ATP1B4 gene encoding protein ATP1B4 isoform X2: MRRQLRSRRAPASPYGYRYRLDDQDEVNQNYLADEEEEAEEEARVMVVPDLEEEEEEEGQEEEEEEIEEEKEEEEGQGPPTGNAWWQKLQTVSEYLWDPEKRMSLARTGLILVIYFFFYASLAAVITLCMYTLFLTISPYMPTFTERVKPPGVMIRPFAHSLNFNFNVSEPDTWQHYVISLNGFLQGYNDSLQEEMNVDCPPGQYFIQDGDEDEDKKACQFKRSFLKNCSGLEDPTFGYSTGQPCILLKMNRIVGFRPELGDPVKVSCKVQRGDENDIRSINYYPESASFDLRYYPYYGKLTHVNYTSPLVAMHFTDVVKNQAVPVQCQLKGKGIINDVINDRFVGRVIFTLNIET; encoded by the exons ATGAGAAGGCAGCTCCGGTCCAGAAGGGCTCCGGCCTCTCCTTACGGTTATCGCTACAGACTT GACGATCAGGATGAAGTAAACCAGAACTACTTGGCAGATGAAGAGGAAGAAGCGGAAGAAGAGGCTCGGGTGATGGTGGTACCCgatttggaggaggaggaggaggaagaaggacaggaggaggaagaggaggagatagaagaggaaaaggaggaggaagagggtcaGGGTCCGCCAACAGGCAATGCCTGGTGGCAGAAATTGCAGACCGTAAGCGAATACCTGTGGGATCCGGAGAAAAGGATGTCTCTGGCCCGAACAG GCCTGATCTTAGTCATTTACTTCTTCTTCTATGCCTCCCTGGCTGCTGTGATTACCCTCTGCATGTACACGCTATTTCTGACCATCAGTCCTTACATGCCGACCTTCACCGAGAGGGTGAAGCCTCCTG GAGTGATGATCAGACCCTTCGCCCATAGCCTTAACTTCAACTTCAACGTTTCCGAACCTGACACCTGGCAGCATTATGTCATTAGCCTAAATGGCTTTCTCCAGG GTTACAATGACAGTCTTCAAGAGGAAATGAATGTGGATTGTCCCCCGGGGCAGTACTTCATCCAAGATGGCGACGAGGATGAAGACAAGAAGGCCTGCCAGTTTAAGCGCTCCTTCCTGAAGAACTGCTCGGGCTTGGAGGACCCTACTTTTGGCTACTCTACTGGACAGCCCTGCATCCTTCTAAAGATGAACCGG ATTGTAGGCTTCCGTCCTGAACTTGGAGATCCTGTGAAGGTTTCCTGCAAAGTTCAG AGAGGTGATGAAAATGACATCCGATCCATCAATTACTACCCAGAGTCGGCTTCTTTTGACCTTCGCTACTACCCTTACTACGGCAAACTGACTCAC GTTAACTACACCTCCCCACTGGTGGCCATGCACTTTACAGACGTGGTGAAGAACCAGGCGGTGCCCGTGCAGTGCCAACTGAAGGGCAAGGGCATCATAAATGATGTCATCAATGATCGTTTTGTGGGGAGGGTAATCTTTACTCTGAACATAGAAACCTAA
- the ATP1B4 gene encoding protein ATP1B4 isoform X1 translates to MRRQLRSRRAPASPYGYRYRLDDQDEVNQNYLADEEEEAEEEARVMVVPDLEEEEEEEGQEEEEEEIEEEKEEEEGQGPPTGNAWWQKLQTVSEYLWDPEKRMSLARTGQSWSLILVIYFFFYASLAAVITLCMYTLFLTISPYMPTFTERVKPPGVMIRPFAHSLNFNFNVSEPDTWQHYVISLNGFLQGYNDSLQEEMNVDCPPGQYFIQDGDEDEDKKACQFKRSFLKNCSGLEDPTFGYSTGQPCILLKMNRIVGFRPELGDPVKVSCKVQRGDENDIRSINYYPESASFDLRYYPYYGKLTHVNYTSPLVAMHFTDVVKNQAVPVQCQLKGKGIINDVINDRFVGRVIFTLNIET, encoded by the exons ATGAGAAGGCAGCTCCGGTCCAGAAGGGCTCCGGCCTCTCCTTACGGTTATCGCTACAGACTT GACGATCAGGATGAAGTAAACCAGAACTACTTGGCAGATGAAGAGGAAGAAGCGGAAGAAGAGGCTCGGGTGATGGTGGTACCCgatttggaggaggaggaggaggaagaaggacaggaggaggaagaggaggagatagaagaggaaaaggaggaggaagagggtcaGGGTCCGCCAACAGGCAATGCCTGGTGGCAGAAATTGCAGACCGTAAGCGAATACCTGTGGGATCCGGAGAAAAGGATGTCTCTGGCCCGAACAGGTCAGAGTTGGA GCCTGATCTTAGTCATTTACTTCTTCTTCTATGCCTCCCTGGCTGCTGTGATTACCCTCTGCATGTACACGCTATTTCTGACCATCAGTCCTTACATGCCGACCTTCACCGAGAGGGTGAAGCCTCCTG GAGTGATGATCAGACCCTTCGCCCATAGCCTTAACTTCAACTTCAACGTTTCCGAACCTGACACCTGGCAGCATTATGTCATTAGCCTAAATGGCTTTCTCCAGG GTTACAATGACAGTCTTCAAGAGGAAATGAATGTGGATTGTCCCCCGGGGCAGTACTTCATCCAAGATGGCGACGAGGATGAAGACAAGAAGGCCTGCCAGTTTAAGCGCTCCTTCCTGAAGAACTGCTCGGGCTTGGAGGACCCTACTTTTGGCTACTCTACTGGACAGCCCTGCATCCTTCTAAAGATGAACCGG ATTGTAGGCTTCCGTCCTGAACTTGGAGATCCTGTGAAGGTTTCCTGCAAAGTTCAG AGAGGTGATGAAAATGACATCCGATCCATCAATTACTACCCAGAGTCGGCTTCTTTTGACCTTCGCTACTACCCTTACTACGGCAAACTGACTCAC GTTAACTACACCTCCCCACTGGTGGCCATGCACTTTACAGACGTGGTGAAGAACCAGGCGGTGCCCGTGCAGTGCCAACTGAAGGGCAAGGGCATCATAAATGATGTCATCAATGATCGTTTTGTGGGGAGGGTAATCTTTACTCTGAACATAGAAACCTAA